One Candidatus Eisenbacteria bacterium DNA segment encodes these proteins:
- a CDS encoding ABC transporter permease produces MFRRIKPIVVKEFRQVARDKRTLGVLLFIPAFMLVMFGYALNFDVKHIPMAVYDEDRSKTSRDFASSFVHSEYFDLKYHLKSTREIDDLMGDEKIKVALVIPRDFSKQLLAGRDAVVQVIIDGANSNTASTAVGYVSAVVQSYSTNILTSSLLRIGHAGFSMPIDYRPRVWYNPELKSEKFLVPGLIAFILMVIAVISTSLSVVRETERGTMEQIVVSPIKPTEFIIGKTIPYVVISLLATVAILAAGSVLFGVSVKGSYILLFVVTLVFLMAGLGLGLLISTIAETQQLAFMLAVIMTMLPTFILSGFVFPIRNMPIPIQAITYLVPARYFLAALRGIVLKGVGLPELWSQLVFLLVFAALAIGASSVRMRRVRV; encoded by the coding sequence ATGTTCAGGCGAATAAAGCCCATAGTAGTAAAGGAATTCAGGCAGGTGGCTCGGGACAAACGGACGCTTGGGGTCCTATTGTTCATTCCCGCCTTCATGCTTGTGATGTTTGGTTATGCCCTGAATTTCGATGTCAAACACATACCGATGGCCGTGTACGACGAAGACAGAAGCAAGACCAGCCGTGACTTTGCGAGCAGCTTCGTCCACTCGGAGTACTTTGATCTCAAGTACCATCTGAAGAGTACGCGGGAAATTGATGACCTCATGGGGGACGAGAAGATCAAGGTGGCCCTTGTGATCCCGCGGGATTTCTCAAAGCAGCTGCTTGCAGGCAGGGATGCCGTTGTCCAGGTCATAATTGATGGCGCCAACTCGAACACGGCAAGTACTGCCGTAGGGTACGTCAGTGCCGTTGTACAGAGCTACTCAACTAACATTTTGACATCTTCGCTGTTGCGCATTGGACATGCCGGGTTCTCCATGCCGATAGATTACCGGCCCAGAGTCTGGTATAACCCCGAGCTCAAGAGCGAGAAATTCCTTGTTCCGGGATTGATCGCATTCATTTTGATGGTGATCGCCGTCATTTCGACCTCGCTCTCTGTTGTTCGGGAGACAGAGAGAGGCACCATGGAGCAGATCGTCGTCTCTCCAATAAAGCCGACTGAGTTCATTATTGGAAAAACAATCCCGTACGTAGTGATTTCCCTGCTCGCAACAGTCGCAATCCTTGCCGCCGGTTCAGTCCTCTTCGGCGTCAGTGTCAAGGGAAGCTACATTCTGCTCTTTGTCGTGACGCTAGTCTTCCTGATGGCAGGCCTCGGACTTGGACTTCTTATTTCAACAATCGCGGAAACACAGCAGTTGGCTTTTATGCTTGCCGTCATAATGACCATGCTTCCAACGTTCATCCTGTCGGGGTTCGTCTTCCCCATAAGAAACATGCCAATTCCCATTCAAGCCATAACCTATCTGGTACCTGCAAGATATTTCCTGGCTGCATTGAGAGGTATCGTATTGAAAGGCGTTGGACTACCAGAGTTGTGGTCCCAACTTGTCTTTCTGTTGGTATTTGCAGCGCTGGCGATTGGCGCAAGCTCGGTCAGGATGAGGAGAGTAAGAGTTTAG
- a CDS encoding glycosyltransferase family 39 protein: protein MRNLDSNLTAPCEEKSPHWGYIAAALLLALLLRLYRISSQSIWVDEMLTLHASGITFPLHLIDIFDNVHGALHSVVLFLWTRIAGTSEFALRLPSAVFSVLSIFAIYRLLLKLVGRETALVALTILVISPFHIWYGQEVRNYSMLIFFSTLSVDSFLSLLQEPGKGTFAKYVLFTFAAFLSNMSTTFLLIVENILFFLLPRKLSFRNLVFANVFIALLLIPWIWGMIGRVEFHRLVRTAPYLESEMLRGETTFTPLAIPYTFYNFSIGYTLGPSLRELHESVGFSAFRHYLPVLLAAALGFSVASVAGIVSLRKRRRLLLALLLWILVPAVFVSFFAIKNFKPFNPRYVMVAFPAYLALVAEGVRRIKPLFIRPILAVLIAATMGLSLWNYYQVPRHGKEDFRSAANKLKADFHPDDIVFAEGTFEPLIYYCGSGFPLSPIYPEVMSDQKRLMGLIEERTAGKKRIWLVTSRLWTCDPDRRIETLFRELFVLKEESFFEGIQLFLFEKKLLVAEAT, encoded by the coding sequence ATGCGCAATCTTGATTCCAATCTAACCGCGCCCTGCGAGGAAAAGTCTCCTCATTGGGGGTACATCGCAGCTGCTCTTCTTCTCGCTCTTCTCCTTAGACTCTATCGCATCTCAAGCCAAAGTATCTGGGTTGACGAGATGCTCACGCTTCATGCAAGCGGAATCACATTTCCACTTCACCTCATCGACATCTTTGACAACGTGCATGGTGCGCTTCATTCAGTAGTCCTTTTCCTGTGGACAAGGATCGCCGGAACAAGCGAATTCGCTCTCCGGCTGCCGTCGGCAGTCTTCAGCGTCCTTTCCATATTCGCAATCTACAGACTTCTCCTGAAGCTCGTCGGCAGGGAAACAGCTCTAGTCGCTCTCACGATACTTGTCATTTCCCCGTTTCACATCTGGTACGGGCAGGAAGTGCGCAATTACAGCATGCTCATTTTCTTCTCAACACTGTCCGTTGACAGTTTTCTTTCTCTGCTCCAGGAACCCGGAAAAGGCACTTTCGCGAAGTATGTTCTATTCACTTTTGCGGCATTCCTCTCGAATATGAGCACGACGTTTCTTCTTATTGTGGAAAATATCCTGTTCTTTCTGCTGCCGAGAAAACTCTCTTTCCGGAATCTTGTTTTCGCCAACGTGTTCATAGCGCTTCTTCTCATTCCATGGATTTGGGGAATGATCGGGAGAGTGGAATTTCATAGACTGGTCAGAACCGCGCCCTATTTGGAAAGCGAGATGCTGCGGGGCGAGACCACTTTTACACCGCTTGCAATTCCCTACACTTTCTACAATTTTTCGATTGGTTACACCCTCGGGCCTTCACTGAGGGAGCTGCACGAGTCTGTTGGCTTCTCAGCATTCAGGCACTACCTTCCTGTCTTGCTTGCAGCCGCACTGGGTTTTTCGGTTGCATCAGTGGCCGGGATCGTGTCTTTGAGAAAGCGAAGGCGGCTTCTGCTTGCCCTTCTCCTGTGGATTCTAGTGCCCGCTGTTTTTGTCTCATTCTTCGCAATAAAGAACTTCAAGCCATTCAATCCCAGGTATGTGATGGTGGCATTCCCTGCCTATCTCGCATTAGTTGCAGAAGGTGTTCGCAGGATAAAACCTCTTTTCATCCGCCCCATTCTGGCGGTCCTGATTGCCGCCACAATGGGCCTTTCCCTTTGGAACTACTACCAGGTTCCCCGCCACGGCAAAGAAGATTTCAGATCCGCGGCCAACAAGCTCAAAGCTGATTTTCATCCGGACGATATCGTCTTTGCCGAAGGTACATTCGAGCCGCTTATCTACTATTGCGGATCCGGCTTCCCTTTGTCTCCGATTTACCCGGAAGTGATGAGTGATCAGAAGAGACTCATGGGTCTTATTGAGGAAAGAACCGCGGGCAAGAAACGGATTTGGCTGGTGACATCACGGCTTTGGACCTGCGACCCGGACAGGAGAATAGAGACACTGTTCAGAGAGCTTTTTGTTCTTAAGGAAGAATCTTTCTTCGAAGGCATTCAGCTCTTCCTGTTTGAGAAGAAACTTCTCGTAGCTGAAGCCACTTAG
- a CDS encoding ABC transporter permease, with translation MPKLMKTIRHIIRKEFIQLRRDRRMFFVVFFAPVFQLFILGYAVNLDVRDIPTLVCDNDNTKTSRGFLSEFSNSGYFRLTAYVNRIEDIDRYLDNGKASVAIVIPRGFGDKVIAGKPAQVQVIADGSETTTGTIGLSYASMIVAGYSRDIVSQQFEWLRGRGQKLSAISPELRIWYNPELRSRNFMIPGVLALILMVMTMMLTSLAVVKEKETGTMEQLIVTPIRPRELIIGKLAPFTIIGFIDVILVVLVTTFWFHIPIKGSVPLLFGLCAIFLMTTLGLGLLVSTVSRTQQQAMMTAIFFVMLPMMFLSGFVFPIENMPRIIQFITYLLPLRYFFVIIRGLFLKGVGIVELWDEAVALLILGTIIFSMSVLRFRKKLG, from the coding sequence GTGCCGAAGCTTATGAAGACTATTCGTCACATAATCAGGAAGGAGTTCATACAACTGCGGCGTGACCGGCGCATGTTTTTTGTTGTCTTCTTCGCACCCGTCTTTCAGCTCTTCATACTCGGCTACGCAGTGAACCTTGATGTCAGGGATATCCCGACGCTCGTCTGTGACAACGACAATACTAAGACAAGCAGGGGGTTCCTTTCGGAGTTCAGTAACTCCGGGTACTTCAGGCTGACCGCCTACGTGAACAGGATTGAGGATATCGACCGCTATCTGGACAACGGGAAAGCATCGGTAGCAATAGTCATTCCGCGTGGCTTTGGCGATAAGGTAATTGCCGGGAAGCCGGCACAGGTCCAGGTCATCGCGGATGGTTCAGAGACCACCACCGGGACAATTGGCTTGAGCTATGCTTCGATGATTGTGGCGGGATATTCGCGGGACATCGTGAGTCAACAGTTTGAATGGCTCAGGGGGCGCGGACAGAAGCTTTCTGCAATAAGCCCCGAATTGCGCATCTGGTACAACCCTGAATTGCGGAGCCGGAATTTTATGATTCCCGGAGTTCTTGCCCTGATTCTCATGGTAATGACAATGATGCTGACCTCTCTCGCCGTTGTCAAAGAAAAGGAAACCGGGACAATGGAGCAATTGATTGTGACGCCAATCAGACCCCGGGAATTAATAATAGGAAAGCTTGCGCCGTTCACGATCATTGGATTCATTGACGTTATTCTGGTGGTGCTCGTGACTACCTTCTGGTTCCATATCCCGATCAAAGGAAGCGTACCTTTACTCTTCGGTCTATGCGCCATCTTCCTGATGACGACGCTTGGTCTGGGCCTTCTCGTGTCAACGGTTTCTAGGACCCAGCAGCAGGCAATGATGACAGCAATTTTCTTCGTCATGCTGCCAATGATGTTTCTTTCGGGATTCGTCTTCCCCATCGAAAACATGCCCAGGATTATTCAGTTTATTACATACCTGCTTCCGCTCAGGTATTTCTTTGTGATCATAAGAGGGCTCTTCTTAAAAGGCGTCGGCATCGTGGAGCTCTGGGATGAAGCCGTTGCTCTTCTCATCCTGGGGACAATTATTTTTTCCATGAGCGTCCTGAGATTCAGGAAAAAGTTGGGGTAA